The following are from one region of the Cloacibacterium sp. TD35 genome:
- a CDS encoding BatD family protein, with product MKKLALVFVLVAQCFSAQTLSSNLSKEKIALGEKATFRLTINGLEGKDVISKPKNELLPFHLEETQDEINKTYDQYTRTIEFQVFEEGKFTIPELEFSINGAETIKTIPYEITVYNPVNADDQINDIMNNKQVDLGFSDYWEMYKWYILGGLVIFTSLFLFLSFFKNGVFRNSGKEKSPIHKTLQDLKNLEKKKYAEKGNYRMFYVELIDITRAFLVKQYHIPADVLLTDDLIDMMKHTNKISPENEKIVEEVFLRGDLVKFAKILPNQELMECDFLEIYEFVERSVTDVEAEHLREVH from the coding sequence ATTAAAAAATTGGCTTTGGTGTTTGTTTTGGTTGCTCAATGTTTTTCTGCGCAGACCCTTTCGTCTAATTTGTCTAAAGAAAAAATTGCGCTTGGCGAAAAAGCAACATTTCGATTAACCATCAATGGTTTAGAAGGAAAAGATGTGATTTCTAAACCTAAAAATGAACTCTTGCCTTTTCATTTAGAGGAAACACAAGACGAAATCAACAAAACATACGATCAATATACCAGAACTATAGAATTTCAGGTTTTTGAGGAAGGAAAATTTACCATTCCAGAGCTGGAGTTTTCTATAAATGGAGCAGAAACCATCAAAACGATTCCTTATGAAATCACGGTTTATAATCCTGTTAATGCAGATGATCAAATCAACGATATTATGAACAATAAGCAAGTTGATTTGGGTTTCAGTGATTATTGGGAAATGTACAAATGGTATATTTTAGGAGGTTTGGTGATTTTTACTTCACTGTTTTTATTTTTAAGTTTCTTCAAAAATGGGGTTTTCAGAAATTCGGGTAAAGAGAAAAGTCCGATTCATAAAACATTACAAGATCTGAAAAATCTTGAAAAGAAAAAATACGCAGAAAAAGGAAATTACAGAATGTTTTATGTAGAATTGATAGACATAACCAGAGCGTTTTTGGTAAAACAATATCACATTCCAGCAGATGTTTTGTTGACCGATGATTTAATCGATATGATGAAACATACCAATAAAATTTCGCCAGAAAATGAAAAAATAGTGGAGGAGGTTTTTCTGAGAGGAGATTTGGTGAAATTTGCTAAAATCCTTCCAAATCAAGAATTAATGGAGTGTGATTTTTTAGAAATTTATGAATTTGTAGAGCGTTCGGTTACAGATGTTGAAGCAGAACATTTAAGAGAAGTGCATTAA
- a CDS encoding AAA family ATPase, whose protein sequence is MQELNQAEDIKQLTEKVKEQNVYFSLLKKEINRAIIGQEYMVDRLLIGLLGNGHVLLEGVPGLAKTLAIKTLSEAVHGAFSRIQFTPDLLPADVIGTQIYNVKENDFSIKKGPVFANFVLADEINRAPAKVQSALLEVMQEKQVTIGDETMKLPTPFLVLATQNPIDQEGTYLLPEAQTDRFMLKCKIDYPEFEEERQVMRMVSTSDIPQIKPVISLEQIVEAKKIINQIYLDEKIEKYILDMVFATRFPEKYGLSELKNYISFGASPRASINLAIASRAYAFLKGRAFVIPEDVKAIAKDVLRHRIGLSFEAEAEDVDADAIVDKILGKVQAP, encoded by the coding sequence ATGCAAGAACTTAATCAAGCCGAAGATATTAAACAACTCACCGAAAAAGTAAAAGAACAGAACGTTTACTTTTCACTTTTGAAAAAGGAAATTAACAGAGCAATTATCGGACAGGAATACATGGTAGATAGACTTTTGATTGGTCTATTGGGAAATGGTCACGTTTTGCTGGAAGGTGTTCCTGGTTTGGCAAAAACTTTAGCCATCAAAACCCTTTCAGAAGCGGTTCATGGAGCGTTTTCTAGAATTCAGTTTACGCCAGATTTATTGCCTGCAGACGTTATTGGTACGCAGATTTATAATGTGAAAGAAAACGATTTTTCCATCAAAAAAGGTCCTGTTTTTGCAAATTTTGTTTTGGCGGATGAAATTAACCGTGCTCCAGCAAAAGTGCAATCTGCACTTTTGGAAGTAATGCAAGAAAAACAAGTGACAATTGGTGATGAAACCATGAAATTGCCAACGCCGTTTTTGGTTTTAGCAACTCAAAACCCAATTGACCAAGAAGGAACTTATCTTTTGCCAGAAGCACAAACTGACCGTTTTATGCTGAAATGCAAAATTGATTATCCAGAGTTTGAGGAAGAAAGACAAGTCATGAGAATGGTTTCAACTTCAGATATTCCTCAAATAAAACCTGTGATTTCTTTGGAACAAATTGTGGAAGCCAAAAAAATCATCAATCAAATTTATTTAGACGAAAAAATAGAAAAATACATTCTTGATATGGTTTTTGCGACCAGATTTCCAGAAAAATATGGACTTTCTGAACTTAAAAATTACATCAGTTTTGGGGCGTCACCTAGAGCTTCTATTAATTTGGCGATTGCTTCCAGAGCTTATGCTTTCTTAAAAGGAAGAGCTTTTGTAATTCCTGAAGATGTAAAAGCAATTGCTAAGGATGTTTTGCGTCACAGAATTGGTCTAAGTTTCGAAGCGGAGGCGGAAGATGTAGATGCTGATGCAATTGTAGATAAAATTTTAGGAAAAGTTCAAGCGCCGTAA
- a CDS encoding DUF6263 family protein, with the protein MKKITAIALLSIAIVSCQKETKTVTKVDPKTGKTITVEVPVKDKETAKVENSAIKDSLGVYHATFKLEKGKTYPFSTYQRDVQTLSDGKQNISGTNESTDEMTFTVDNIDAKGNYEISMTLVGKRMSATSQGKTQSIDTKGSAPEDAQQKFMWAVQKAQTGNKLKITMDKTGKILSITGFDPIYKKTNDAAASIIKDAAQLKNFMEGFKLSFNEKFLKEQFGKNLNILPAKGVKLGGTWTQSDNVTPDGSVKINTTYTLAKVEDGIAEITIKGGIPRKAKTQSKNGMTHSVSIEGVQTGTIKIDANSGWILGSKIQMNTTEKESLSDGKQSQTMSKKTNSLVSINPSYKF; encoded by the coding sequence ATGAAAAAAATTACAGCAATAGCGCTGCTTTCAATAGCAATAGTTTCTTGTCAAAAAGAAACAAAAACCGTAACCAAAGTTGACCCTAAAACAGGAAAAACCATCACCGTAGAAGTTCCTGTGAAAGATAAAGAAACGGCAAAAGTAGAAAATTCTGCCATCAAAGATTCTTTGGGTGTTTACCATGCAACTTTTAAATTAGAAAAAGGAAAAACTTATCCTTTCAGCACTTACCAAAGAGATGTGCAAACGCTTTCTGACGGGAAACAAAACATTTCTGGAACGAATGAATCTACAGACGAAATGACTTTTACGGTAGATAATATCGATGCAAAAGGAAATTACGAAATTTCTATGACGCTGGTTGGGAAAAGAATGTCTGCGACTTCTCAGGGAAAAACCCAATCCATAGACACGAAAGGAAGCGCTCCTGAAGATGCTCAACAAAAATTTATGTGGGCGGTACAAAAAGCACAAACAGGTAATAAATTAAAAATTACGATGGACAAAACTGGGAAAATTCTTTCGATTACAGGTTTTGATCCTATTTATAAAAAAACCAATGATGCTGCTGCTTCTATAATTAAAGATGCTGCACAACTTAAAAATTTCATGGAAGGATTTAAACTAAGTTTCAACGAGAAATTTTTAAAAGAACAATTTGGGAAAAACCTAAATATTCTTCCTGCAAAAGGAGTGAAATTAGGCGGAACCTGGACACAGTCTGACAATGTAACTCCAGATGGAAGCGTAAAAATAAATACCACTTACACCCTAGCAAAAGTAGAAGACGGAATTGCGGAAATTACCATAAAAGGTGGAATTCCTAGAAAAGCAAAAACACAGTCTAAAAACGGAATGACGCATTCTGTAAGCATAGAAGGTGTACAAACGGGAACCATAAAAATAGACGCCAACTCTGGTTGGATTCTAGGCTCTAAAATCCAAATGAACACTACGGAAAAAGAAAGTCTGAGTGACGGAAAACAATCTCAAACCATGTCTAAAAAGACCAACTCTTTAGTTTCAATCAATCCTAGTTATAAATTTTAA
- a CDS encoding VWA domain-containing protein encodes MNFQIDSPYFLLLFLLFIPLLIRDFSKKKNSGINVPTTRNMSVSGSFSLVQKFLQFSKYIILSALIIALARPRTYTIFSDRDETKGIDIFLAIDISPSMLAKDLEPDRISALKKIATDFVKKREGDRIGIVEYWGEGITKVPLTSDHQVVLDEIRDMSPSEELTGTAIGEGLSVAVNHLKDSKSKSKIIILMTDGVNTVPNAMPPQFAGELAKSYGIKVYTIGIGTNGFALFPQITPFGIEFFEQEVQIDEATLSEIATLTGGKYYRATSNVSLENIYNEINSLEKSKIKTNKIYNYEEYFRVFLWIALAFLLIDSVLRWRIFRIFN; translated from the coding sequence ATGAATTTTCAGATAGATAGTCCATATTTTTTATTGCTATTCTTGCTTTTTATTCCGCTTTTGATAAGGGATTTTAGCAAGAAGAAAAATTCGGGAATCAATGTTCCGACTACCCGAAATATGTCTGTATCAGGAAGTTTTTCTTTGGTTCAAAAATTTTTACAATTTTCTAAATACATCATTCTTTCCGCGCTCATTATTGCTTTGGCAAGGCCTAGAACTTACACCATTTTTAGCGATAGAGACGAAACCAAAGGCATTGATATATTTTTAGCGATTGATATTTCGCCAAGTATGTTGGCCAAAGATTTAGAGCCAGACAGAATTTCGGCTTTGAAAAAAATTGCAACTGATTTTGTCAAAAAAAGGGAAGGTGACAGAATAGGAATTGTAGAGTATTGGGGAGAAGGAATTACAAAAGTTCCGCTCACGTCTGACCATCAAGTGGTTTTAGATGAAATTAGAGACATGAGTCCTAGTGAAGAACTTACGGGAACAGCCATTGGAGAAGGGCTTTCTGTAGCTGTAAATCATTTGAAAGACAGTAAATCAAAGTCTAAAATCATTATTTTAATGACTGATGGCGTAAATACGGTTCCAAATGCAATGCCACCACAGTTTGCAGGTGAATTGGCAAAATCTTACGGAATTAAAGTTTATACAATAGGAATCGGGACGAATGGTTTTGCGCTATTTCCACAGATTACCCCTTTTGGAATAGAGTTTTTTGAACAAGAAGTGCAGATTGATGAAGCTACGCTTTCTGAAATTGCAACCCTTACAGGCGGAAAATATTACAGAGCCACTTCTAACGTGAGTTTAGAAAATATATATAATGAGATTAATTCTTTAGAAAAATCGAAAATTAAGACCAATAAAATTTACAATTACGAAGAATATTTCAGGGTTTTTCTTTGGATTGCTTTGGCGTTTTTATTGATAGATTCAGTTTTAAGATGGAGAATTTTCAGAATTTTTAATTAA
- a CDS encoding MarC family protein: protein MLESFSFKETLTCFMVLFAVIDILGSVPIIVSLRKQFGHIDAERASVVSGVLMIVFLFVGKEMLKFIGIDVNSFAIAGALVIFIIALEMILGIEIHKVENVKAASIVPIAFPLVAGAGTLTTTLSLRAEFHVVNIILGILLNTILVYIVLKSANFLEEKIGDATLMIFKKVFGIILLAISIKLFTANFAQLFSTYVQF, encoded by the coding sequence ATGTTAGAATCGTTTTCTTTTAAAGAAACCTTGACTTGTTTTATGGTTTTGTTTGCAGTAATCGATATTTTAGGTTCTGTTCCTATTATTGTTTCTCTTAGAAAGCAATTCGGGCATATTGATGCAGAAAGAGCATCAGTAGTTTCTGGTGTATTAATGATTGTTTTTCTTTTTGTGGGAAAAGAAATGCTCAAATTCATCGGGATAGATGTGAATTCGTTTGCTATTGCAGGTGCTTTGGTTATTTTTATTATTGCTTTGGAAATGATTTTGGGAATAGAAATTCACAAAGTAGAAAACGTGAAGGCAGCTTCTATCGTTCCGATTGCGTTTCCTTTAGTTGCCGGAGCTGGAACATTGACTACTACCTTATCACTTCGTGCAGAATTTCATGTAGTGAATATAATTTTAGGGATTTTGCTCAATACCATTTTGGTTTACATTGTTCTAAAATCTGCCAATTTCTTAGAAGAAAAAATAGGAGATGCTACGCTGATGATTTTCAAAAAAGTTTTTGGAATTATCCTTTTAGCGATATCTATTAAATTATTTACCGCTAACTTTGCACAGTTATTTTCTACATACGTACAATTTTAA
- a CDS encoding DUF58 domain-containing protein codes for MQIKDIVKKVKQIEIRTRKRTENTLMGQYHSAFKGQGMAFAEVRPYQFGDDIRRIDWNKTARFKEPYVKVMEEERELTMMILVDISASMNYGTKIQLKRELVAEISASLGFSAAGNNDKVGLILFADKVYKVIPPQKGRKHILAIISTILTADYVQAETNIDAALEYMMHVFKKKSLAFLFSDFADEFDEKLLKIASKKHQLLGLRVFDEKDNEIPDVGYAFFRDIETGKQIWVNTSNQRWRYNYAEAQKQKIRHLREAFEKSSASFVEVKAEEDYTKILYNYFQKK; via the coding sequence ATGCAAATAAAAGATATCGTCAAAAAAGTAAAACAAATAGAAATCCGTACTCGAAAGAGAACGGAAAATACTTTGATGGGGCAATATCACAGTGCTTTTAAAGGTCAGGGAATGGCTTTTGCAGAAGTTCGTCCGTATCAATTTGGAGATGATATTCGCAGAATTGATTGGAATAAAACCGCACGTTTCAAAGAACCTTATGTAAAGGTGATGGAAGAAGAACGAGAACTCACCATGATGATTTTGGTTGATATCTCTGCTTCTATGAATTATGGAACAAAAATTCAACTGAAAAGAGAATTGGTGGCAGAAATTTCGGCAAGTTTAGGATTTTCTGCGGCAGGAAATAATGATAAAGTAGGGCTGATTTTGTTTGCGGATAAAGTCTATAAAGTAATTCCGCCACAGAAAGGTAGAAAACATATTTTAGCCATAATTTCAACGATTTTGACTGCAGATTATGTGCAGGCAGAAACCAATATAGATGCTGCTTTAGAATACATGATGCATGTTTTCAAAAAGAAATCTTTGGCGTTTCTTTTTTCTGATTTCGCAGATGAGTTTGACGAAAAATTATTGAAAATTGCTTCCAAAAAACATCAATTATTAGGCTTGAGAGTTTTTGACGAAAAAGACAATGAAATTCCAGATGTAGGTTATGCTTTTTTCAGAGATATAGAAACCGGAAAACAAATTTGGGTGAATACATCTAACCAAAGATGGCGTTACAATTATGCAGAAGCTCAAAAACAAAAAATAAGACACCTGAGAGAAGCTTTTGAGAAAAGCTCTGCAAGCTTTGTAGAAGTAAAAGCAGAGGAAGATTATACCAAGATTTTGTATAATTATTTTCAGAAAAAATAG
- the rlmB gene encoding 23S rRNA (guanosine(2251)-2'-O)-methyltransferase RlmB, with translation MEAIEAGKTIDKIFVQGGLQGEIYSELKKLLKKYNIRPNTVPVEKLNRFTRKNHQGVVAFISEIPFYKIEDLLPQIFEEGKIPFLLILDRLTDVRNFGAIARTAECVGIDAIVIPDKGAAPINSDAIKTSAGALYNVKICKENNLAHVVDFLQQSGVTVFAATEKAEKMIYDANFSEPCAIVMGNEETGISKEVMHHADEKIKLPITGKTQSLNVSVACGAILYEAVRQKIVGEL, from the coding sequence ATGGAAGCGATAGAAGCTGGAAAAACCATCGACAAAATTTTTGTACAAGGTGGTTTACAAGGTGAGATTTATTCAGAATTAAAAAAATTACTGAAAAAATACAACATCAGACCAAACACCGTTCCTGTAGAAAAACTGAATCGTTTTACGAGAAAAAATCACCAAGGCGTTGTCGCTTTTATCTCAGAAATTCCGTTCTATAAAATCGAGGATTTGTTACCACAGATTTTTGAGGAAGGAAAAATTCCGTTTTTATTGATTTTAGACCGTTTAACAGATGTAAGAAATTTCGGAGCGATTGCCAGAACTGCAGAATGTGTAGGAATAGATGCAATTGTAATTCCAGACAAAGGAGCTGCTCCTATCAATTCTGATGCGATTAAAACTTCGGCGGGTGCACTTTACAATGTGAAAATCTGTAAAGAAAATAATTTGGCTCACGTAGTAGATTTTCTTCAACAATCGGGAGTTACCGTTTTTGCAGCGACTGAAAAGGCAGAAAAAATGATTTATGATGCTAATTTTTCAGAACCTTGCGCCATTGTAATGGGAAATGAAGAAACAGGAATTTCTAAAGAAGTAATGCATCATGCTGATGAAAAAATAAAATTACCTATCACTGGAAAAACACAATCTTTGAACGTTTCTGTAGCTTGTGGAGCTATTCTTTATGAAGCAGTGAGACAGAAAATAGTGGGAGAATTGTAA
- a CDS encoding tetratricopeptide repeat protein, giving the protein MLRKFFVHISLFFLGLIAVKAQESLNTLIFRGNRSFDKQKYGEATSTFSEAVKKNEKDFGAHYNLGNSLYKIKKYDEAISEYQKAQKNTNNKDEKAASYYNEGNAHLQNGDGEKAVNAYKNALKYDPDNEAILKNLQIAKKKQKQKDNKQNQQNQQQNQQNNQNKNQDNNQNQQGDQNQENKNNNTKNQPNGNIGDQNKGNGNQGLEKQNQKNEPQNPNDPNKIPKDLQKLILQRSANQERETAKKLLNKNGYYSPESNTKDW; this is encoded by the coding sequence ATGTTGAGAAAGTTTTTTGTACATATTAGCTTATTTTTTCTTGGTCTAATTGCCGTTAAAGCCCAAGAAAGTTTAAACACCCTAATCTTCAGAGGAAACCGAAGCTTCGACAAACAAAAGTATGGCGAAGCTACTTCTACATTTTCGGAAGCGGTGAAAAAAAATGAAAAAGATTTTGGGGCGCATTATAATTTGGGCAATTCTTTGTACAAAATAAAAAAGTACGATGAAGCGATTTCCGAGTATCAAAAAGCACAAAAAAACACCAATAATAAAGATGAAAAAGCAGCTTCTTATTACAACGAAGGAAATGCTCATTTGCAAAATGGTGATGGAGAAAAAGCAGTTAATGCCTATAAAAATGCTTTGAAGTATGATCCAGATAATGAAGCGATTTTAAAAAATTTACAAATCGCCAAGAAGAAGCAAAAGCAAAAAGACAATAAACAAAATCAACAAAACCAACAGCAAAATCAACAAAATAACCAAAATAAAAACCAAGATAATAATCAAAATCAGCAAGGAGATCAAAATCAAGAAAATAAAAATAACAACACTAAAAATCAACCCAACGGTAATATAGGAGATCAGAATAAAGGAAATGGGAATCAAGGATTGGAGAAACAAAATCAGAAAAACGAACCGCAGAATCCTAATGACCCCAATAAAATTCCTAAAGATTTGCAAAAATTAATTCTGCAAAGAAGTGCAAATCAAGAAAGAGAAACCGCCAAAAAGTTACTCAATAAAAATGGTTACTATTCACCAGAAAGCAATACTAAAGACTGGTAA
- a CDS encoding vWA domain-containing protein, translated as MNFSLGNIWYLLLLLLLPVITWLLFGFKKWKSERRNIFAEAQFQEDLFSKNYHFSRFFPALYLLAFVFLILAMVDFLGGKQEMKIQQKVNSVIFLLDVSNSMNAQDVQPSRLEQAKNILINTIQNLGDDKVGIVVFAGDAQSIMPLTTDYSAAETYIGAIETTTIGKQGTDFLKAVEVANEKFKNVPKGAKKIVLISDGEDNEGNDKAAIDEALRQGITITSVGIGKDDGAPIPIYEFGQLMGYKTDALGETIITKRQTEALMSLAFDTNGEYVDGNDLDTAVNKIVLQLRNQKGASETLVNTQSAVHYYQWFLGVSLFIFVIIFLFNPKKDFNF; from the coding sequence ATGAATTTTAGTCTAGGAAATATTTGGTATTTATTGCTGTTATTACTTTTACCGGTAATAACGTGGCTTCTTTTTGGTTTCAAAAAATGGAAATCAGAAAGGAGAAATATTTTTGCTGAAGCTCAATTTCAAGAAGATTTATTTTCAAAAAATTATCATTTTTCTAGATTTTTCCCAGCTTTATATTTATTGGCTTTTGTTTTTTTGATTTTAGCAATGGTAGATTTTCTAGGAGGAAAACAAGAAATGAAAATCCAACAAAAAGTAAATTCTGTGATTTTTTTGCTGGATGTTTCTAACTCTATGAATGCGCAAGATGTGCAACCTTCTCGATTAGAACAAGCTAAAAATATTTTAATTAACACGATACAGAATTTGGGTGATGACAAAGTAGGAATCGTAGTTTTTGCAGGAGATGCACAATCTATAATGCCTTTGACAACAGATTATTCTGCCGCCGAAACTTATATTGGAGCGATAGAAACTACTACTATTGGGAAACAGGGAACAGATTTTCTAAAAGCGGTAGAAGTAGCCAATGAAAAGTTTAAAAACGTTCCAAAAGGAGCTAAAAAAATTGTTTTGATAAGTGATGGCGAAGATAATGAAGGAAATGACAAAGCTGCTATAGATGAAGCATTGAGACAAGGAATAACCATTACTTCTGTAGGAATAGGAAAGGATGATGGTGCACCTATTCCTATTTATGAATTTGGGCAATTAATGGGTTATAAAACAGATGCTCTCGGCGAAACTATTATTACCAAAAGACAAACAGAAGCATTGATGTCTCTCGCTTTTGATACCAATGGCGAATATGTAGATGGTAATGATTTAGACACAGCGGTCAATAAAATTGTTTTGCAACTCAGAAACCAAAAAGGAGCTTCGGAAACATTAGTAAATACACAATCTGCGGTGCATTATTATCAATGGTTTTTGGGCGTTTCGCTTTTTATATTTGTCATTATTTTTCTTTTTAATCCTAAAAAAGATTTCAATTTTTAA
- a CDS encoding DinB family protein: MNTHFQNHRAVRKNLLNILQNTSHKDLLTIPDGFNNNIYWNIAHCVATQQLLCYYLSGNPFRIDKYWVDTYKKGTLPNLDVSESEVEDLGFLLIETSKILMKDYDDDFFPDYTAYSTSFGIDLKNIQDAIIFNNMHESLHFGYVMAQKRALAGEQF; the protein is encoded by the coding sequence ATGAATACTCATTTTCAAAATCATAGAGCAGTAAGAAAAAACCTTCTGAATATTTTGCAAAATACGTCTCACAAAGACTTATTGACCATTCCAGATGGTTTTAACAATAATATTTATTGGAATATTGCACATTGCGTAGCTACTCAGCAACTTTTGTGTTACTATTTAAGCGGAAATCCTTTTAGAATAGACAAATATTGGGTAGATACTTACAAAAAAGGCACTCTTCCTAATCTGGATGTTTCTGAATCTGAAGTAGAAGATTTAGGTTTTCTTTTGATAGAAACTTCTAAAATTTTGATGAAAGATTATGATGATGATTTTTTCCCAGATTATACCGCTTATTCTACAAGTTTTGGAATTGATTTAAAAAACATACAAGATGCAATCATTTTCAACAACATGCACGAAAGTTTACATTTTGGATACGTAATGGCTCAAAAACGTGCTTTAGCAGGAGAACAGTTCTAA
- a CDS encoding BatD family protein gives MQKILNILFFVMSAISYGQVTVLTDVNTKEPKQNEPVVLTIVQEVIGENMEQQTPLRLPDLSKFDIVGSASEQNTFIDQKKGIRVNQIIYQLYLQPKVTGKVKIGSALLTVNGKIYKSEPFDILVKETSRAETEYLSKDVYLNLEVQDKEVYENQPTVAVLRAYSKNFDNFRKLENIKFPQQNNARIKPIGYKKQDIENVNGEMASQVIAMFIIFPEEAGNVEIEPVSAMVKTPEISKIISNKVKINVKTLPKDSPENFKNAVGKFHISIKEIAKTEPLEVNKPIDVLVRISGLGNLDEDKLPKLLESKDYTFYKPQIISKLSTNENGVKGYITAKYVVIPKHEGKINISTEPFSFFNPELNQYIDLGVKSIVLNVLNSAQIAAQKSTIDIVDDYTANVLNSVPLPVIEKEKHTQSYRFNFKNLFSGLAVLVMGTFLFFLWIRPKKKTLVTVENKPITTIREEEEKIKNLLKLGFEANLEYLKTLMSNRDYSAFFATYEELQQDAEQHIQRKFGMGLKAFLENYKGSQFTEDFKNLQQQISIEKFSPIHDDSHLEELYNSITAMYSEIME, from the coding sequence ATGCAAAAAATTCTCAACATATTATTTTTTGTAATGTCTGCAATTTCTTACGGACAAGTTACCGTTTTGACTGATGTCAATACCAAAGAGCCGAAGCAAAATGAGCCAGTTGTACTCACCATTGTACAAGAAGTGATAGGCGAAAACATGGAACAGCAAACTCCGCTTCGTCTTCCTGATTTATCAAAATTTGATATTGTGGGAAGTGCTTCAGAACAAAATACTTTCATTGACCAGAAAAAAGGAATCAGAGTAAACCAAATCATTTATCAATTATATCTTCAGCCAAAAGTTACAGGAAAAGTAAAAATAGGCTCGGCTTTACTTACCGTGAATGGTAAAATCTATAAGTCTGAACCTTTTGACATTTTGGTGAAAGAAACGTCACGAGCAGAAACCGAATATCTTTCTAAAGATGTTTATTTGAATCTAGAGGTTCAAGACAAGGAAGTCTATGAAAATCAGCCAACTGTAGCGGTTTTGAGAGCATATAGTAAGAATTTTGATAACTTCAGAAAATTAGAAAATATAAAATTTCCGCAGCAGAATAACGCGAGAATTAAGCCTATCGGTTACAAAAAACAAGACATAGAAAATGTAAATGGCGAAATGGCTTCGCAAGTGATTGCTATGTTTATTATTTTTCCAGAAGAAGCGGGTAACGTAGAAATAGAACCTGTTTCGGCAATGGTGAAAACTCCAGAAATCAGTAAAATTATTTCGAATAAGGTTAAAATTAATGTAAAAACATTGCCAAAAGATTCTCCAGAGAATTTTAAAAACGCGGTAGGGAAGTTTCATATTTCGATTAAAGAAATTGCAAAAACAGAACCTCTTGAGGTAAATAAACCGATTGATGTTTTGGTAAGAATTTCTGGTTTGGGAAATTTAGACGAAGATAAATTGCCAAAATTATTAGAATCTAAAGATTATACTTTTTACAAGCCTCAGATTATAAGTAAGTTATCTACCAATGAAAATGGAGTAAAAGGTTATATTACCGCTAAATATGTAGTGATTCCTAAACATGAGGGAAAAATTAATATTTCTACTGAACCGTTTTCTTTTTTCAATCCAGAACTGAATCAGTACATAGATTTGGGAGTGAAAAGTATTGTATTAAATGTTCTAAATTCAGCTCAAATAGCAGCGCAAAAATCAACGATTGACATTGTTGATGATTATACTGCTAATGTTTTAAACAGCGTTCCTTTACCTGTTATTGAAAAGGAAAAACATACTCAGTCTTACCGTTTTAATTTTAAAAATCTATTTTCTGGTTTGGCGGTTCTTGTTATGGGAACTTTCCTTTTCTTCTTGTGGATTAGACCTAAGAAAAAAACCTTAGTTACTGTAGAAAATAAACCTATAACTACGATAAGAGAAGAGGAAGAAAAAATTAAAAATCTTCTAAAACTAGGCTTTGAAGCTAATTTAGAATATCTGAAAACGCTTATGTCTAATAGAGACTATTCAGCATTTTTTGCTACTTATGAAGAATTGCAACAAGATGCAGAACAGCATATTCAGCGAAAATTTGGAATGGGCTTGAAAGCATTTTTAGAAAATTACAAAGGTTCTCAGTTCACCGAAGATTTCAAAAATCTACAGCAGCAAATTTCAATAGAAAAATTCTCGCCTATTCATGACGACTCCCATTTAGAAGAGCTTTACAACTCTATAACTGCGATGTATTCTGAAATTATGGAATAA